One window of the Chitinophaga niabensis genome contains the following:
- a CDS encoding pyridoxal phosphate-dependent aminotransferase encodes MQLAERLSRISVPQTIRMAKLSRELKAQGIDIVDLSIGEPDFDTPVHIREAAKKAIDEGYTHYTPVAGYADLKQAVAYKLKRDNGLDYSPEQIVVSTGAKQSIANSVLSLVNPGEEVIIPTPYWVTYSELVKLCQGVVKFVPCPIEQDYKITPQQLEAAITPNTKLFMFSSPCNPTGSVYSRKELEGLAAVFEKHPQIFIISDEIYEYINYVGEHVSIASFGSLKERTIIINGLSKGFAMTGWRLGYLAAPLEIAKAADMVQSQFTSATSSITQRAAITALRGELDTAKEMVAAFRERRAFIFKALRDIPGLVVNEPDGAFYMFPNVSSFFGRSYEGEQINNADDLCMYLLHKANVTVVSGRAFEQPECIRISYATGMDRIQEGMKRMKEWLGKLK; translated from the coding sequence ATGCAATTAGCAGAAAGATTATCACGCATCTCCGTACCGCAAACCATCAGAATGGCTAAACTTAGCCGTGAACTGAAAGCACAGGGAATTGACATCGTAGATCTCAGCATCGGCGAACCGGATTTTGACACCCCTGTACATATACGCGAAGCTGCCAAAAAAGCAATTGACGAAGGATATACACACTATACGCCCGTGGCAGGTTATGCAGACCTCAAGCAGGCAGTTGCCTATAAACTGAAAAGAGATAATGGTCTTGATTACAGCCCGGAACAGATCGTTGTATCTACCGGTGCCAAACAAAGCATTGCCAACAGCGTACTCAGCCTGGTAAATCCGGGAGAGGAAGTGATCATCCCCACCCCTTACTGGGTCACTTATTCAGAACTGGTGAAACTCTGCCAGGGTGTGGTAAAATTTGTGCCCTGCCCTATTGAGCAGGATTACAAGATCACGCCGCAGCAGCTGGAAGCAGCTATTACCCCTAATACAAAGCTGTTCATGTTCTCTTCCCCCTGTAATCCTACAGGTTCTGTTTATTCAAGGAAAGAACTGGAAGGCCTGGCAGCAGTGTTCGAAAAACACCCGCAGATCTTCATCATTTCAGATGAGATCTATGAATATATCAATTATGTAGGTGAGCATGTAAGCATTGCCAGCTTTGGCAGCTTAAAAGAACGCACCATCATCATCAACGGCCTCAGTAAAGGATTTGCCATGACCGGCTGGCGCCTTGGCTACCTGGCAGCACCACTGGAAATTGCCAAAGCTGCAGACATGGTGCAAAGCCAGTTCACTTCCGCCACCAGCTCCATCACCCAACGTGCTGCTATCACTGCATTACGCGGAGAGCTGGACACTGCAAAAGAAATGGTAGCTGCCTTCCGCGAACGCAGGGCTTTTATCTTTAAAGCACTCAGGGATATCCCCGGGCTGGTTGTAAATGAGCCGGATGGCGCATTTTACATGTTCCCCAACGTGAGCAGTTTCTTCGGCAGATCTTATGAAGGCGAGCAGATCAATAATGCAGACGATCTGTGTATGTACCTCCTGCACAAAGCCAATGTAACAGTGGTATCGGGCCGCGCATTTGAGCAGCCGGAATGTATACGTATTTCTTACGCTACAGGTATGGACCGGATACAGGAAGGAATGAAACGGATGAAAGAGTGGCTGGGTAAGCTGAAATAA
- a CDS encoding DUF4397 domain-containing protein, whose amino-acid sequence MKNRFVALLAMVAVITGLSSCLKNNVTPEAPSTVIAFIQGSPAFGMDIFFNTKKANTTPFAFGAWAADKFAPGNIKIDFTKTGSDSLLTSVTANFDTLQYHTILLWGTSPVESYNINEDFSDISRDKANVRFFNFVDDANPVDFFINTTKVSSGRQYRDFLGNTDFQTVDPATVTIVVKDQAGTELATLPDVTLSPYNAYSISFMGIKGQTGDKKPVIKILRQ is encoded by the coding sequence ATGAAAAACCGATTCGTAGCACTGTTGGCAATGGTTGCAGTGATCACAGGCCTGTCTTCCTGTTTAAAGAATAATGTGACGCCGGAAGCACCCAGCACCGTAATTGCCTTCATCCAGGGATCGCCCGCTTTCGGTATGGACATCTTTTTCAATACCAAAAAAGCGAACACCACTCCTTTTGCATTTGGCGCCTGGGCCGCAGATAAATTTGCTCCCGGCAATATCAAGATCGATTTCACCAAAACAGGTTCAGACAGTTTGCTGACCAGTGTAACCGCCAACTTCGATACGCTGCAATATCATACTATCCTGCTCTGGGGTACTTCTCCGGTAGAATCATATAATATTAACGAAGACTTTTCCGATATCTCCCGCGATAAAGCAAACGTACGTTTCTTCAACTTCGTGGACGATGCCAACCCGGTTGATTTCTTCATCAATACCACCAAGGTTTCTTCCGGCCGCCAATACAGGGACTTCCTGGGCAATACAGACTTCCAGACTGTAGATCCTGCTACCGTAACCATTGTGGTGAAAGACCAGGCAGGTACAGAACTGGCTACTTTGCCTGACGTAACACTGTCTCCCTACAATGCTTACAGCATCTCTTTCATGGGTATAAAAGGACAAACCGGCGATAAAAAACCGGTGATCAAGATACTGCGTCAGTAG
- a CDS encoding serine hydrolase has protein sequence MHNLTSAYLDTLLQARSARLGPVMNNPEEYRLQIIYTQINRKAGNQPVFTDYYYHVRPDQYFYPASTVKMPAAFLALEKLNRLKVDKYTPMYTDSLAGITTAVTEDTSSENAQPSVAHYIKKIFLVSDNDAFNRLYEFIGQEEFNRALWEKGYPASQIRHRLDIALPQEANRHSNAIRFEKDGQVLYRQTDQVSNLAFAPRQDSVGKAHYKGSTLVNAPFDFSVKNRLLLADLHNMLKSVIFPESVTSTQAFRLTEDDYRFLYRYMSQLPTETRHPAYDTAEFHHNYVKYLMGGANGNVQLPAGLRIFNKPGWAYGFLTDVAYFVDFDHGVEFLLSATIYANKDGVIGDDKYDFETTGKPFLKALGEIIYEEELKRIKKYKPDLKRYKINYNGI, from the coding sequence ATGCACAATTTAACATCAGCTTACCTGGATACCCTGCTGCAAGCCCGCAGTGCCAGGCTGGGCCCTGTTATGAACAACCCGGAGGAATACCGGCTACAGATAATTTATACGCAGATCAACCGTAAAGCCGGCAACCAGCCTGTGTTTACGGACTATTACTACCATGTTCGGCCAGACCAGTACTTCTACCCTGCCTCTACCGTTAAAATGCCCGCAGCCTTTCTGGCACTGGAAAAACTGAACCGCCTGAAAGTGGATAAATACACCCCCATGTATACAGATAGCCTGGCAGGCATCACTACGGCTGTTACGGAAGACACTTCTTCAGAGAACGCACAACCCTCTGTGGCTCATTATATTAAGAAGATATTCCTGGTGAGCGATAATGATGCTTTTAACCGGCTCTACGAGTTTATCGGGCAGGAAGAATTCAACCGGGCCCTCTGGGAAAAGGGCTATCCTGCCTCCCAGATCCGCCACCGGCTTGATATTGCCCTCCCCCAGGAAGCCAACCGCCATTCCAATGCCATCCGGTTTGAAAAGGACGGGCAGGTGCTGTACCGGCAAACAGACCAGGTCAGCAACCTTGCTTTTGCCCCCCGGCAGGATTCCGTGGGCAAGGCCCATTATAAAGGATCCACCCTGGTGAATGCCCCTTTCGACTTCTCCGTCAAGAACCGCCTGCTGCTGGCAGACCTCCATAATATGCTCAAAAGTGTAATTTTTCCGGAAAGTGTAACTTCTACGCAAGCTTTTCGTTTAACAGAGGACGACTACCGTTTTTTATACCGGTATATGTCGCAGTTGCCAACGGAAACACGCCACCCGGCTTATGATACAGCCGAATTCCATCATAACTACGTAAAATACCTGATGGGAGGCGCAAACGGAAACGTACAATTGCCCGCAGGCCTGCGGATTTTTAATAAACCGGGCTGGGCGTATGGCTTTTTGACAGACGTAGCATATTTTGTGGACTTTGACCATGGCGTGGAATTTCTCCTTTCCGCCACCATCTATGCCAATAAGGATGGCGTAATAGGAGATGATAAATATGACTTCGAAACAACGGGAAAACCATTCCTGAAAGCACTGGGTGAGATCATTTATGAGGAAGAATTAAAAAGGATCAAAAAATACAAACCAGATCTGAAGCGTTATAAAATAAACTACAATGGCATTTAA
- the secDF gene encoding protein translocase subunit SecDF, producing the protein MQLKGLVRFFAVALILISLYQLSFTFVVRNYEKKIKTKAEDFVAHQYPTAEQKYAGNKEAQALYADTLNDLIKERTEQMLDSASGKQIAGFPWFTTYTSAKEKQLNLGLDLQGGMNVVLEVSVEDVVRALSGHSKDPAFNNAIKKAIELKKNSQSDFVTLFGEAYKQEAPNGKLASIFANAQQKQITFNSTNDQVLNVIRSESKAAIRNTYKVLQNRIDKFGVASPTINLDENRGIISVELAGVDDAARVRKYLQASANLEFRETYKSGEEFYLTVLQPMNEAIKISQGITAKKDSAAPAVKDSAANTAAAPVDSAASLTSLLAKDSGVAKLGADSAKQLDALRDEQIKQNPLFAIFMPTVNEQGQILPSSMLGRIFPKDTATFRRYIETPGVKAILPKDLVFVYGPTNREDRSQPLPVYGIKVNPANPIAKITGERVTGAKADFGQDNHQVEVTMSMDNVGTRDWRNLTRALKPSNPNDARTFNYVAIVLDNVVYSAPSINTEIPNGNSSISGSFTLEEATDLANILVSGRMPAPAKIVQEQVVGPTLGQESIEAGAKSFIISFIVIFILMLVYFNTGGWVANIALILNLLFTVGILASLGATLTMPGIAGLVLTIGMAVDTNVIIFERIKDELSRGKTYQQAVEDGYKRSYAPVLDGHITSLLTACILFYFGLGPVLGFATTQIIGILLSLFCGILVSRMITDWWTNKKRHLEYFTPISRRIFKHANYNFVGMRKYTYIISAVVLVLGIGSFFHGFDHGVDFSGGRSYTVRFEKPVNEEEVREKLSEIYGSETFVKTIGGKDQLNITTPYKIEDNSDAAVAEVKSKLYQGLKGHYAGNIDEQTFLNKYIVGSQTVLPTISDDLRAGAVKATILSLIVVFLYILLRFSKWQYSIGTIFSLLHDVLVTLAVFSFCRTWVPFSLEIDQHFIAAILTVIGFSMNDTVIVFDRIRENFRLMKGADTKTVINRAINDTLSRTIMTSVTVFLTILILFIFGGEVTRGFAFAMLIGVITGAYSSIFVAAPVLVDFDKKNTLSNEKEAVVIQKAPPLVSGK; encoded by the coding sequence ATGCAACTAAAAGGACTGGTTAGATTTTTTGCTGTCGCACTGATCCTTATCTCTTTGTATCAATTGTCCTTCACGTTCGTGGTACGGAACTATGAGAAAAAGATAAAGACCAAGGCCGAAGACTTTGTGGCCCACCAATATCCTACCGCTGAACAAAAGTATGCCGGTAACAAGGAAGCGCAAGCCCTTTATGCCGACACACTGAATGACCTGATCAAGGAAAGGACAGAACAAATGCTGGACAGCGCCAGTGGCAAGCAGATTGCGGGATTTCCCTGGTTTACCACCTATACCTCAGCGAAAGAAAAGCAACTGAACCTCGGTCTTGACTTACAGGGCGGTATGAATGTGGTGTTAGAAGTTAGTGTGGAAGACGTAGTACGCGCACTCTCCGGTCATTCCAAGGACCCGGCATTCAACAATGCCATTAAGAAAGCCATTGAGCTTAAAAAGAACAGCCAGTCCGATTTCGTGACCCTGTTTGGCGAAGCTTATAAACAAGAAGCACCAAATGGTAAGCTGGCTTCTATTTTCGCTAATGCACAGCAAAAGCAGATCACCTTCAACAGTACCAACGATCAGGTGCTGAATGTGATCCGCAGCGAATCTAAAGCAGCTATCAGGAACACCTATAAAGTGTTGCAAAACCGGATCGACAAGTTCGGGGTAGCTTCTCCCACCATAAACCTGGATGAGAACCGCGGTATCATTTCCGTGGAACTGGCCGGTGTGGATGATGCTGCACGTGTACGCAAATACCTGCAGGCAAGCGCTAACCTGGAATTCCGTGAAACATATAAAAGCGGTGAAGAATTTTATTTAACAGTACTGCAACCCATGAACGAGGCCATCAAGATCTCTCAGGGTATCACTGCTAAAAAAGATTCTGCTGCTCCTGCTGTAAAGGATTCTGCCGCTAACACTGCTGCAGCTCCTGTAGATTCAGCTGCCAGCCTTACAAGCCTGCTGGCTAAGGATTCTGGTGTTGCCAAACTGGGTGCAGACTCCGCCAAACAACTGGATGCACTGCGTGATGAGCAGATCAAGCAAAACCCACTGTTCGCTATCTTCATGCCTACAGTGAATGAGCAAGGTCAGATCCTGCCCAGCTCTATGCTCGGCCGCATCTTCCCTAAAGACACGGCTACTTTCCGCAGATATATAGAAACGCCTGGTGTGAAGGCTATTCTGCCAAAAGACCTCGTGTTCGTATATGGTCCTACTAACCGTGAAGACCGTTCACAACCACTGCCTGTATATGGTATCAAAGTAAATCCTGCTAATCCTATCGCCAAGATCACCGGTGAAAGGGTGACCGGAGCGAAAGCTGATTTCGGACAGGATAACCACCAGGTGGAAGTGACCATGTCTATGGATAACGTAGGTACACGCGACTGGCGTAACCTTACCCGCGCATTGAAACCTTCCAACCCTAACGATGCCCGTACATTTAACTATGTTGCGATCGTTCTGGATAACGTAGTATACTCTGCACCTTCTATCAATACAGAAATTCCAAACGGTAACTCTTCCATCAGCGGAAGCTTTACCCTGGAAGAAGCAACTGACCTTGCCAACATCCTGGTATCCGGTAGAATGCCTGCCCCTGCCAAGATTGTGCAGGAGCAAGTGGTTGGACCTACCCTCGGGCAGGAATCCATCGAGGCAGGTGCTAAATCTTTCATCATCTCTTTCATTGTGATCTTCATCCTGATGCTGGTGTACTTTAACACTGGTGGCTGGGTTGCAAACATCGCACTGATCCTCAACCTGCTGTTCACCGTAGGTATCCTTGCTTCACTGGGCGCCACGCTCACGATGCCTGGTATCGCCGGTCTGGTATTGACTATTGGTATGGCTGTGGATACGAACGTAATTATATTTGAAAGGATCAAGGATGAACTGAGCCGTGGTAAAACTTACCAGCAGGCTGTGGAAGACGGTTACAAACGTTCTTACGCACCTGTACTGGATGGTCACATCACTTCCCTGCTCACTGCCTGTATCCTGTTCTACTTCGGTCTTGGCCCTGTATTGGGTTTTGCTACCACACAGATCATCGGTATCTTATTGTCCCTGTTCTGCGGTATCCTCGTATCCCGTATGATCACTGACTGGTGGACAAATAAGAAAAGACACCTGGAATACTTCACTCCTATTTCCCGCAGGATCTTCAAACATGCCAACTACAACTTCGTAGGCATGCGTAAGTACACTTACATTATCTCTGCAGTAGTACTGGTGCTGGGTATTGGTTCCTTCTTCCATGGTTTTGACCATGGTGTGGATTTCAGCGGTGGACGCAGCTACACTGTACGCTTCGAGAAACCGGTGAATGAAGAAGAAGTGCGTGAGAAACTGAGCGAGATCTATGGTTCAGAAACTTTCGTGAAAACCATCGGTGGTAAAGATCAACTGAACATCACCACTCCTTATAAGATAGAAGACAACTCCGATGCTGCTGTAGCTGAGGTGAAATCCAAACTCTACCAGGGATTGAAAGGTCATTATGCAGGTAACATTGACGAACAAACGTTCCTCAATAAATATATTGTAGGTTCTCAGACTGTATTGCCTACTATCTCTGACGACTTAAGAGCAGGTGCGGTGAAAGCCACTATCCTCTCCCTGATCGTGGTATTCCTGTACATCCTGTTGCGCTTCTCGAAATGGCAGTACTCTATCGGTACTATCTTCTCGCTGCTGCACGACGTATTGGTAACACTGGCAGTATTCTCTTTCTGCCGTACCTGGGTACCTTTCTCCCTGGAGATCGATCAGCACTTTATTGCGGCGATCCTGACAGTGATAGGGTTCTCGATGAACGATACGGTGATTGTGTTTGACCGGATCCGTGAGAACTTCCGCCTGATGAAGGGTGCGGATACCAAAACAGTGATCAACCGTGCGATCAACGATACTTTGAGCCGTACGATCATGACCTCTGTAACGGTGTTCCTGACCATCCTGATCCTCTTCATCTTTGGTGGTGAAGTAACCCGCGGTTTCGCCTTTGCGATGCTGATAGGTGTGATCACCGGTGCTTATTCTTCTATCTTCGTAGCTGCACCAGTTCTGGTGGACTTCGATAAGAAGAATACCCTCTCTAACGAGAAAGAAGCTGTAGTGATACAGAAAGCTCCTCCGTTAGTAAGCGGCAAATAA
- a CDS encoding HesB/IscA family protein → METIAQSPIKLTSGAVQELNRIRQEDGFDASQYLRIGVKGGGCSGLSYVLGFDAKMEDDDVFELEGIPVVMKKAHGIYLLGMEIDFQNGLNARGFTFSNPNASSSCGCGTSFAV, encoded by the coding sequence ATGGAAACAATCGCACAATCACCCATAAAATTGACCAGCGGCGCCGTTCAGGAGCTGAACCGTATCAGGCAGGAAGATGGCTTTGATGCATCCCAATACCTCCGTATTGGTGTTAAAGGCGGCGGTTGCTCAGGATTGTCCTACGTGCTGGGATTTGATGCCAAAATGGAAGACGATGATGTTTTTGAACTGGAAGGAATTCCGGTAGTGATGAAGAAAGCACATGGCATCTATCTCCTTGGTATGGAAATAGACTTCCAGAACGGCCTGAATGCCCGTGGATTTACTTTCAGTAATCCCAATGCAAGTTCCAGCTGCGGCTGCGGTACTTCATTTGCGGTATAG
- a CDS encoding AI-2E family transporter: protein MRPLQKRDPFYIRLSHTLLSLVLIVIILRTMKEILAPVAFGFIFAILLLPVAQGLERIRFSRGLAATVAVLLFILLMAGLLYFISWQTSSFLTDLPLLEKRLMVQANELTLWIDEKFKIDSDQQIAWINETAAKSITTVSAFAMNAVSSVSAILIFLIFIPMYTFFLLFYRKLLVRFLLKLFHRDHADEVHEVIAHARVVVKSYVVGLFIEMVVVAVLNISALLLLGVKYAVLLGTLGAIFNIIPYLGMIVTIIITLVVTLTTGTPALALWAALSLFIIHLIDANVLLPRIVGSKVSINAMITLLGVFVGSMIWGIAGMFISIPAMALLKIIFDRVPSMKPWGILMGSGE, encoded by the coding sequence ATGAGACCGCTACAGAAAAGAGATCCTTTCTACATCAGATTAAGTCATACGCTTTTAAGCCTGGTGTTGATTGTGATCATTCTCCGCACCATGAAGGAGATACTGGCGCCCGTAGCCTTCGGCTTTATTTTCGCCATTCTCTTATTACCTGTGGCGCAGGGGCTGGAAAGGATCAGGTTCTCCCGCGGTCTCGCAGCCACTGTAGCAGTGTTGTTATTTATCCTCTTAATGGCAGGATTGTTATATTTCATCTCCTGGCAAACCTCTTCGTTCTTAACAGATCTTCCCTTACTGGAAAAGCGCCTGATGGTACAGGCGAATGAACTTACGCTTTGGATAGATGAAAAGTTCAAGATCGATTCTGATCAGCAGATCGCCTGGATCAATGAAACAGCAGCAAAGAGTATCACCACTGTTTCTGCATTTGCGATGAATGCGGTTTCTTCTGTTTCTGCCATTCTCATTTTCCTGATCTTCATACCGATGTATACTTTCTTCCTGCTCTTCTATCGCAAGCTGCTGGTACGTTTCCTGTTGAAGCTGTTCCATCGCGATCATGCGGATGAAGTGCATGAAGTGATTGCACATGCACGGGTGGTAGTGAAAAGTTATGTGGTGGGATTATTCATAGAAATGGTAGTGGTAGCGGTGTTGAATATTTCTGCATTGTTATTGCTGGGTGTAAAATATGCTGTGTTGCTGGGGACATTGGGGGCTATCTTTAACATCATTCCTTACCTGGGTATGATTGTAACCATTATCATCACACTGGTGGTGACCTTAACTACAGGAACGCCTGCACTGGCTTTGTGGGCAGCGCTTTCCCTGTTTATTATTCACCTGATAGATGCGAATGTATTGCTGCCTCGTATTGTTGGATCGAAGGTGTCCATCAATGCCATGATCACTTTACTGGGCGTATTTGTAGGTAGTATGATATGGGGGATAGCAGGCATGTTCATCTCCATTCCGGCTATGGCGCTGCTGAAGATCATCTTCGACAGGGTGCCGAGTATGAAGCCCTGGGGGATCTTAATGGGGTCGGGAGAATAA